One Helicoverpa zea isolate HzStark_Cry1AcR chromosome 20, ilHelZeax1.1, whole genome shotgun sequence genomic region harbors:
- the LOC124640266 gene encoding ribosome-binding protein 1 isoform X11, translating to MELQALLVLCGVGVAGLAMLLLMGLFSASGTSYEEAIAQQRRATTELLALAESKNKPKKKEKKANKKLAKKEKSKESAVGMTGSEQESEAPAESGVEDDVVPAPKGHVEFSAAVVVDVPRDTTPNVKIRKRGKDPKVKPILVNKEDPSCVSDPSALPDPTTTTVANHFEEMHPKDEFELMHSTLVTEKASEKVEEVAEKKEVKVAKAAKGSKAVAKPPAVVEVAKEEVTRERHNSGEVAKEQRKSKKIEKKSTEEVSEIVREEVVPPLNAPQPSELTTDKLLKQALANAPAPAASPPGKNKKKKPEPNVLSLMAGDNGGVNVGELVRVVREAVLSRTEIQILTDALLNKHHDPLPEHSEWTEGPNDPIQKLKKQLADKEKALADEIEASQALHAKLKELRGALNAERTRAAAAARAAEQAAAAARAELHTQQARLQRLLDDNHQLAQEKLMLQSKLGAEGEAQAARVQMELHIQRLSEAEATLLAQLTGLQAELTAHALEAGQLRMEAGAARDSCVMAQQHAADLAQQLQLVLQDATRACGELEQQRQCAAHSEQRAQQDLRQAQERLAAMAELQNEVQRLANRAQTAESNVEILKEESDKQKQQLSSEIASLREQLAARETELAEIKQLKAAPAQNGLPANDQVKAAELAKVESIVESLRDELATAQRGSRDQREQLTRLHEQLRHYQDKNNELRTKNWKVMEALQSAEKALQTKAARAMPAQDSLRDAIVKAQEAQYAEVASILRAACPAAAPGAGAGRDWLQSFAANLRAQLHPPAPAQAEPADTDARVNDLIQQNEQSQSLVEKYKRIIDDTEGVLSRLQQNVTLEEQRWAQQLAEKQRELDDLRQRTVLQMQNKIDSLQEELQQAKKSNHNHTFADAERSAEERLMAGLSDKHSVDVSNGPLKVGLDEK from the exons TTAGCAAAGAAGGAAAAGAGCAAGGAGAGTGCAGTTGGGATGACAGGCAGTGAGCAGGAGAGTGAGGCACCAGCTGAGAGTGGAGTTGAGGACGATGTGGTGCCCGCTCCTAAGGGACATGTTGAGTTCAGTGCTGCAGTGGTAGTGGATGTGCCTAGGGATACCACACCTAATGTCAAG ATCCGCAAACGCGGCAAGGATCCTAAAGTAAAGCCGATCTTGGTAAATAAAGAGGATCCGAGTTGCGTTAGCGATCCGAGCGCGCTGCCTGACCCCACCACCACCACTGTCGCCAACCACTTTGAGGAAATGCATCCCAAAGATGAGTTTGAATTGATGCATTCAACACTCGTCACGGAAAAA gccTCCGAGAAAGTGGAAGAAGTAGCGGAAAAGAAAGAAGTGAAAGTAGCTAAGGCCGCTAAGGGCAGCAAGGCAGTAGCTAAGCCCCCTGCTGTAGTTGAGGTCGCTAAGGAAGAAGTCACTCGCGAGCGACACAACAGTGGCGAAGTAGCGAAGGAACAGCGCAAGA GCAAGAAGATTGAGAAGAAGTCCACGGAAGAAGTGAGTGAGATCGTCCGCGAGGAGGTAGTTCCGCCGCTGAACGCGCCTCAGCCGAGCGAGCTCACGACTGACAAGCTGCTGAAGCAGGCGCTGGCGAACGCGCCGGCACCGGCCGCCTCTCCGCCCGGCAAGAACAAGAAGAAGAAACCAGAGCCCAATGTGCTCTCGCTTATGG CGGGCGACAACGGCGGCGTGAACGTGGGCGAGCTGGTGCGCGTGGTGCGCGAGGCGGTGCTGTCGCGCACCGAGATACAGATCCTCACTGACGCGCTGCTCAACAAGCACCACGACCCGCTGCCCGAGCACTCCGAGTGGACCGAG GGTCCCAACGATCCTATTCAGAAGCTGAAGAAGCAGTTGGCCGATAAAGAGAAGGCGCTCGCCGATGAGATTGAGGCCTCTCAGGCTCTGCACGCCAAGCTTAAGGAGCTCAG GGGCGCGCTGAACGCGGAGCGCacgcgcgcggcggcggcggcgcgggcggcggagCAGGCGGCGGCCGCGGCGCGGGCCGAGCTGCACACGCAGCAGGCGCGCCTGCAGCGTCTGCTCGACGACAACCACCAGCTCGCGCAGGAGAAGCTCATG CTGCAGTCCAAGTTGGGTGCTGAAGGCGAGGCACAGGCCGCGCGTGTTCAGATGGAACTGCACATCCAAAGACTGTCTGAG GCGGAGGCGACCCTGCTGGCGCAGCTGACGGGGCTGCAGGCGGAGCTGACGGCGCACGCGCTGGAGGCGGGGCAGCTGCGCATGGAGGCGGGCGCCGCGCGCGACTCCTGCGTCATGGCGCAGCAGCACGCCGCCGACCTCGCGCAGCAGCTGCAG CTGGTGTTGCAGGACGCGACGCGCGCGTGCGGCGAGCTGGAGCAGCAGCGCCAGTGCGCCGCGCACAGCGAGCAGCGCGCGCAGCAGGACCTGCGACAGGCACAGGAGCGACTCGCAG CCATGGCCGAGCTTCAAAACGAAGTGCAGAGATTGGCGAACCGCGCTCAGACTGCTGAAAGTAACGTTGAGATATTGAAGGAGGAGTCCGACAAACAGAAGCAACAG TTGTCCAGTGAAATAGCGTCGTTGCGTGAACAGCTGGCTGCCCGAGAGACTGAATTAgctgaaataaaacaattgaaggcGGCGCCTGCGCAGAACGGACTGCCAGCCAATGACCAAGTCAAG GCTGCAGAACTCGCGAAGGTTGAGAGCATAGTGGAGTCTCTCCGCGACGAGCTCGCGACGGCGCAGCGTGGCTCCCGCGACCAACGCGAGCAGCTGACCCGTCTGCACGAACAGTTGCGCCACTACCAGGATAAGAACAAT GAGTTGCGAACTAAAAACTGGAAAGTAATGGAGGCGTTACAATCTGCCGAAAAGGCTCTTCAGACGAAAGCGGCAAGGGCGATGCCGGCCCAAGACTCGCTGCGC GACGCCATTGTGAAAGCACAAGAGGCTCAGTACGCTGAGGTGGCGAGTATCCTCCGCGCGGCGTGCCCGGCGGCGGCgccgggcgcgggcgcgggccgcGACTGGCTGCAGAGCTTCGCCGCCAACCTGCGCGCGCAGCTGCACCCGCCCGCGCCCGCACAAGCCGAGCCCGCCGACACCGACGCCAGGGTCAACGACCTCATCCAGCAGAATGAGCAGTCACAGAGCCTCGTCGAGAAATACAAGAGGATTATTGACGACACC GAAGGAGTATTGAGCCGCCTACAACAGAACGTAACGTTAGAAGAGCAGCGGTGGGCGCAGCAGTTGGCTGAGAAACAACGCGAACTTGATGATCTCCGGCAGCGCACCGTTCTGCAG ATGCAAAATAAAATCGACTCATTGCAAGAAGAGCTACAACAAGCAAAAAAGTCCAATCACAACCACACTTTTGCTGACGCGGAACGGAGCGCTGAG GAAAGACTTATGGCTGGTTTATCTGACAAACACAGTGTAGACGTCAGCAATGGACCATTAaag GTTGGACTGGACGAGAAATAA
- the LOC124640266 gene encoding ribosome-binding protein 1 isoform X9 — translation MELQALLVLCGVGVAGLAMLLLMGLFSASGTSYEEAIAQQRRATTELLALAESKNKPKKKEKKANKKLAKKEKSKESAVGMTGSEQESEAPAESGVEDDVVPAPKGHVEFSAAVVVDVPRDTTPNVKASEKVEEVAEKKEVKVAKAAKGSKAVAKPPAVVEVAKEEVTRERHNSGEVAKEQRKSKKIEKKSTEEVSEIVREEVVPPLNAPQPSELTTDKLLKQALANAPAPAASPPGKNKKKKPEPNVLSLMVAGDNGGVNVGELVRVVREAVLSRTEIQILTDALLNKHHDPLPEHSEWTEGPNDPIQKLKKQLADKEKALADEIEASQALHAKLKELRGALNAERTRAAAAARAAEQAAAAARAELHTQQARLQRLLDDNHQLAQEKLMLQSKLGAEGEAQAARVQMELHIQRLSEAEATLLAQLTGLQAELTAHALEAGQLRMEAGAARDSCVMAQQHAADLAQQLQLVLQDATRACGELEQQRQCAAHSEQRAQQDLRQAQERLAAMAELQNEVQRLANRAQTAESNVEILKEESDKQKQQLSSEIASLREQLAARETELAEIKQLKAAPAQNGLPANDQVKQAAELAKVESIVESLRDELATAQRGSRDQREQLTRLHEQLRHYQDKNNELRTKNWKVMEALQSAEKALQTKAARAMPAQDSLRDAIVKAQEAQYAEVASILRAACPAAAPGAGAGRDWLQSFAANLRAQLHPPAPAQAEPADTDARVNDLIQQNEQSQSLVEKYKRIIDDTEGVLSRLQQNVTLEEQRWAQQLAEKQRELDDLRQRTVLQEPLAFAYSCIENALPAIVEEMQNKIDSLQEELQQAKKSNHNHTFADAERSAEERLMAGLSDKHSVDVSNGPLKVGLDEK, via the exons TTAGCAAAGAAGGAAAAGAGCAAGGAGAGTGCAGTTGGGATGACAGGCAGTGAGCAGGAGAGTGAGGCACCAGCTGAGAGTGGAGTTGAGGACGATGTGGTGCCCGCTCCTAAGGGACATGTTGAGTTCAGTGCTGCAGTGGTAGTGGATGTGCCTAGGGATACCACACCTAATGTCAAG gccTCCGAGAAAGTGGAAGAAGTAGCGGAAAAGAAAGAAGTGAAAGTAGCTAAGGCCGCTAAGGGCAGCAAGGCAGTAGCTAAGCCCCCTGCTGTAGTTGAGGTCGCTAAGGAAGAAGTCACTCGCGAGCGACACAACAGTGGCGAAGTAGCGAAGGAACAGCGCAAGA GCAAGAAGATTGAGAAGAAGTCCACGGAAGAAGTGAGTGAGATCGTCCGCGAGGAGGTAGTTCCGCCGCTGAACGCGCCTCAGCCGAGCGAGCTCACGACTGACAAGCTGCTGAAGCAGGCGCTGGCGAACGCGCCGGCACCGGCCGCCTCTCCGCCCGGCAAGAACAAGAAGAAGAAACCAGAGCCCAATGTGCTCTCGCTTATGG TAGCGGGCGACAACGGCGGCGTGAACGTGGGCGAGCTGGTGCGCGTGGTGCGCGAGGCGGTGCTGTCGCGCACCGAGATACAGATCCTCACTGACGCGCTGCTCAACAAGCACCACGACCCGCTGCCCGAGCACTCCGAGTGGACCGAG GGTCCCAACGATCCTATTCAGAAGCTGAAGAAGCAGTTGGCCGATAAAGAGAAGGCGCTCGCCGATGAGATTGAGGCCTCTCAGGCTCTGCACGCCAAGCTTAAGGAGCTCAG GGGCGCGCTGAACGCGGAGCGCacgcgcgcggcggcggcggcgcgggcggcggagCAGGCGGCGGCCGCGGCGCGGGCCGAGCTGCACACGCAGCAGGCGCGCCTGCAGCGTCTGCTCGACGACAACCACCAGCTCGCGCAGGAGAAGCTCATG CTGCAGTCCAAGTTGGGTGCTGAAGGCGAGGCACAGGCCGCGCGTGTTCAGATGGAACTGCACATCCAAAGACTGTCTGAG GCGGAGGCGACCCTGCTGGCGCAGCTGACGGGGCTGCAGGCGGAGCTGACGGCGCACGCGCTGGAGGCGGGGCAGCTGCGCATGGAGGCGGGCGCCGCGCGCGACTCCTGCGTCATGGCGCAGCAGCACGCCGCCGACCTCGCGCAGCAGCTGCAG CTGGTGTTGCAGGACGCGACGCGCGCGTGCGGCGAGCTGGAGCAGCAGCGCCAGTGCGCCGCGCACAGCGAGCAGCGCGCGCAGCAGGACCTGCGACAGGCACAGGAGCGACTCGCAG CCATGGCCGAGCTTCAAAACGAAGTGCAGAGATTGGCGAACCGCGCTCAGACTGCTGAAAGTAACGTTGAGATATTGAAGGAGGAGTCCGACAAACAGAAGCAACAG TTGTCCAGTGAAATAGCGTCGTTGCGTGAACAGCTGGCTGCCCGAGAGACTGAATTAgctgaaataaaacaattgaaggcGGCGCCTGCGCAGAACGGACTGCCAGCCAATGACCAAGTCAAG CAGGCTGCAGAACTCGCGAAGGTTGAGAGCATAGTGGAGTCTCTCCGCGACGAGCTCGCGACGGCGCAGCGTGGCTCCCGCGACCAACGCGAGCAGCTGACCCGTCTGCACGAACAGTTGCGCCACTACCAGGATAAGAACAAT GAGTTGCGAACTAAAAACTGGAAAGTAATGGAGGCGTTACAATCTGCCGAAAAGGCTCTTCAGACGAAAGCGGCAAGGGCGATGCCGGCCCAAGACTCGCTGCGC GACGCCATTGTGAAAGCACAAGAGGCTCAGTACGCTGAGGTGGCGAGTATCCTCCGCGCGGCGTGCCCGGCGGCGGCgccgggcgcgggcgcgggccgcGACTGGCTGCAGAGCTTCGCCGCCAACCTGCGCGCGCAGCTGCACCCGCCCGCGCCCGCACAAGCCGAGCCCGCCGACACCGACGCCAGGGTCAACGACCTCATCCAGCAGAATGAGCAGTCACAGAGCCTCGTCGAGAAATACAAGAGGATTATTGACGACACC GAAGGAGTATTGAGCCGCCTACAACAGAACGTAACGTTAGAAGAGCAGCGGTGGGCGCAGCAGTTGGCTGAGAAACAACGCGAACTTGATGATCTCCGGCAGCGCACCGTTCTGCAG GAACCTCTGGCGTTTGCATACTCCTGCATAGAGAACGCATTGCCTGCGATCGTAGAGGAG ATGCAAAATAAAATCGACTCATTGCAAGAAGAGCTACAACAAGCAAAAAAGTCCAATCACAACCACACTTTTGCTGACGCGGAACGGAGCGCTGAG GAAAGACTTATGGCTGGTTTATCTGACAAACACAGTGTAGACGTCAGCAATGGACCATTAaag GTTGGACTGGACGAGAAATAA
- the LOC124640266 gene encoding ribosome-binding protein 1 isoform X10, protein MELQALLVLCGVGVAGLAMLLLMGLFSASGTSYEEAIAQQRRATTELLALAESKNKPKKKEKKANKKLAKKEKSKESAVGMTGSEQESEAPAESGVEDDVVPAPKGHVEFSAAVVVDVPRDTTPNVKASEKVEEVAEKKEVKVAKAAKGSKAVAKPPAVVEVAKEEVTRERHNSGEVAKEQRKSKKIEKKSTEEVSEIVREEVVPPLNAPQPSELTTDKLLKQALANAPAPAASPPGKNKKKKPEPNVLSLMAGDNGGVNVGELVRVVREAVLSRTEIQILTDALLNKHHDPLPEHSEWTEGPNDPIQKLKKQLADKEKALADEIEASQALHAKLKELRGALNAERTRAAAAARAAEQAAAAARAELHTQQARLQRLLDDNHQLAQEKLMLQSKLGAEGEAQAARVQMELHIQRLSEAEATLLAQLTGLQAELTAHALEAGQLRMEAGAARDSCVMAQQHAADLAQQLQLVLQDATRACGELEQQRQCAAHSEQRAQQDLRQAQERLAAMAELQNEVQRLANRAQTAESNVEILKEESDKQKQQLSSEIASLREQLAARETELAEIKQLKAAPAQNGLPANDQVKQAAELAKVESIVESLRDELATAQRGSRDQREQLTRLHEQLRHYQDKNNELRTKNWKVMEALQSAEKALQTKAARAMPAQDSLRDAIVKAQEAQYAEVASILRAACPAAAPGAGAGRDWLQSFAANLRAQLHPPAPAQAEPADTDARVNDLIQQNEQSQSLVEKYKRIIDDTEGVLSRLQQNVTLEEQRWAQQLAEKQRELDDLRQRTVLQEPLAFAYSCIENALPAIVEEMQNKIDSLQEELQQAKKSNHNHTFADAERSAEERLMAGLSDKHSVDVSNGPLKVGLDEK, encoded by the exons TTAGCAAAGAAGGAAAAGAGCAAGGAGAGTGCAGTTGGGATGACAGGCAGTGAGCAGGAGAGTGAGGCACCAGCTGAGAGTGGAGTTGAGGACGATGTGGTGCCCGCTCCTAAGGGACATGTTGAGTTCAGTGCTGCAGTGGTAGTGGATGTGCCTAGGGATACCACACCTAATGTCAAG gccTCCGAGAAAGTGGAAGAAGTAGCGGAAAAGAAAGAAGTGAAAGTAGCTAAGGCCGCTAAGGGCAGCAAGGCAGTAGCTAAGCCCCCTGCTGTAGTTGAGGTCGCTAAGGAAGAAGTCACTCGCGAGCGACACAACAGTGGCGAAGTAGCGAAGGAACAGCGCAAGA GCAAGAAGATTGAGAAGAAGTCCACGGAAGAAGTGAGTGAGATCGTCCGCGAGGAGGTAGTTCCGCCGCTGAACGCGCCTCAGCCGAGCGAGCTCACGACTGACAAGCTGCTGAAGCAGGCGCTGGCGAACGCGCCGGCACCGGCCGCCTCTCCGCCCGGCAAGAACAAGAAGAAGAAACCAGAGCCCAATGTGCTCTCGCTTATGG CGGGCGACAACGGCGGCGTGAACGTGGGCGAGCTGGTGCGCGTGGTGCGCGAGGCGGTGCTGTCGCGCACCGAGATACAGATCCTCACTGACGCGCTGCTCAACAAGCACCACGACCCGCTGCCCGAGCACTCCGAGTGGACCGAG GGTCCCAACGATCCTATTCAGAAGCTGAAGAAGCAGTTGGCCGATAAAGAGAAGGCGCTCGCCGATGAGATTGAGGCCTCTCAGGCTCTGCACGCCAAGCTTAAGGAGCTCAG GGGCGCGCTGAACGCGGAGCGCacgcgcgcggcggcggcggcgcgggcggcggagCAGGCGGCGGCCGCGGCGCGGGCCGAGCTGCACACGCAGCAGGCGCGCCTGCAGCGTCTGCTCGACGACAACCACCAGCTCGCGCAGGAGAAGCTCATG CTGCAGTCCAAGTTGGGTGCTGAAGGCGAGGCACAGGCCGCGCGTGTTCAGATGGAACTGCACATCCAAAGACTGTCTGAG GCGGAGGCGACCCTGCTGGCGCAGCTGACGGGGCTGCAGGCGGAGCTGACGGCGCACGCGCTGGAGGCGGGGCAGCTGCGCATGGAGGCGGGCGCCGCGCGCGACTCCTGCGTCATGGCGCAGCAGCACGCCGCCGACCTCGCGCAGCAGCTGCAG CTGGTGTTGCAGGACGCGACGCGCGCGTGCGGCGAGCTGGAGCAGCAGCGCCAGTGCGCCGCGCACAGCGAGCAGCGCGCGCAGCAGGACCTGCGACAGGCACAGGAGCGACTCGCAG CCATGGCCGAGCTTCAAAACGAAGTGCAGAGATTGGCGAACCGCGCTCAGACTGCTGAAAGTAACGTTGAGATATTGAAGGAGGAGTCCGACAAACAGAAGCAACAG TTGTCCAGTGAAATAGCGTCGTTGCGTGAACAGCTGGCTGCCCGAGAGACTGAATTAgctgaaataaaacaattgaaggcGGCGCCTGCGCAGAACGGACTGCCAGCCAATGACCAAGTCAAG CAGGCTGCAGAACTCGCGAAGGTTGAGAGCATAGTGGAGTCTCTCCGCGACGAGCTCGCGACGGCGCAGCGTGGCTCCCGCGACCAACGCGAGCAGCTGACCCGTCTGCACGAACAGTTGCGCCACTACCAGGATAAGAACAAT GAGTTGCGAACTAAAAACTGGAAAGTAATGGAGGCGTTACAATCTGCCGAAAAGGCTCTTCAGACGAAAGCGGCAAGGGCGATGCCGGCCCAAGACTCGCTGCGC GACGCCATTGTGAAAGCACAAGAGGCTCAGTACGCTGAGGTGGCGAGTATCCTCCGCGCGGCGTGCCCGGCGGCGGCgccgggcgcgggcgcgggccgcGACTGGCTGCAGAGCTTCGCCGCCAACCTGCGCGCGCAGCTGCACCCGCCCGCGCCCGCACAAGCCGAGCCCGCCGACACCGACGCCAGGGTCAACGACCTCATCCAGCAGAATGAGCAGTCACAGAGCCTCGTCGAGAAATACAAGAGGATTATTGACGACACC GAAGGAGTATTGAGCCGCCTACAACAGAACGTAACGTTAGAAGAGCAGCGGTGGGCGCAGCAGTTGGCTGAGAAACAACGCGAACTTGATGATCTCCGGCAGCGCACCGTTCTGCAG GAACCTCTGGCGTTTGCATACTCCTGCATAGAGAACGCATTGCCTGCGATCGTAGAGGAG ATGCAAAATAAAATCGACTCATTGCAAGAAGAGCTACAACAAGCAAAAAAGTCCAATCACAACCACACTTTTGCTGACGCGGAACGGAGCGCTGAG GAAAGACTTATGGCTGGTTTATCTGACAAACACAGTGTAGACGTCAGCAATGGACCATTAaag GTTGGACTGGACGAGAAATAA
- the LOC124640266 gene encoding ribosome-binding protein 1 isoform X4, whose protein sequence is MELQALLVLCGVGVAGLAMLLLMGLFSASGTSYEEAIAQQRRATTELLALAESKNKPKKKEKKANKKLAKKEKSKESAVGMTGSEQESEAPAESGVEDDVVPAPKGHVEFSAAVVVDVPRDTTPNVKIRKRGKDPKVKPILVNKEDPSCVSDPSALPDPTTTTVANHFEEMHPKDEFELMHSTLVTEKASEKVEEVAEKKEVKVAKAAKGSKAVAKPPAVVEVAKEEVTRERHNSGEVAKEQRKSKKIEKKSTEEVSEIVREEVVPPLNAPQPSELTTDKLLKQALANAPAPAASPPGKNKKKKPEPNVLSLMVAGDNGGVNVGELVRVVREAVLSRTEIQILTDALLNKHHDPLPEHSEWTEGPNDPIQKLKKQLADKEKALADEIEASQALHAKLKELRGALNAERTRAAAAARAAEQAAAAARAELHTQQARLQRLLDDNHQLAQEKLMLQSKLGAEGEAQAARVQMELHIQRLSEAEATLLAQLTGLQAELTAHALEAGQLRMEAGAARDSCVMAQQHAADLAQQLQDATRACGELEQQRQCAAHSEQRAQQDLRQAQERLAAMAELQNEVQRLANRAQTAESNVEILKEESDKQKQQLSSEIASLREQLAARETELAEIKQLKAAPAQNGLPANDQVKQAAELAKVESIVESLRDELATAQRGSRDQREQLTRLHEQLRHYQDKNNELRTKNWKVMEALQSAEKALQTKAARAMPAQDSLRDAIVKAQEAQYAEVASILRAACPAAAPGAGAGRDWLQSFAANLRAQLHPPAPAQAEPADTDARVNDLIQQNEQSQSLVEKYKRIIDDTEGVLSRLQQNVTLEEQRWAQQLAEKQRELDDLRQRTVLQEPLAFAYSCIENALPAIVEEMQNKIDSLQEELQQAKKSNHNHTFADAERSAEERLMAGLSDKHSVDVSNGPLKVGLDEK, encoded by the exons TTAGCAAAGAAGGAAAAGAGCAAGGAGAGTGCAGTTGGGATGACAGGCAGTGAGCAGGAGAGTGAGGCACCAGCTGAGAGTGGAGTTGAGGACGATGTGGTGCCCGCTCCTAAGGGACATGTTGAGTTCAGTGCTGCAGTGGTAGTGGATGTGCCTAGGGATACCACACCTAATGTCAAG ATCCGCAAACGCGGCAAGGATCCTAAAGTAAAGCCGATCTTGGTAAATAAAGAGGATCCGAGTTGCGTTAGCGATCCGAGCGCGCTGCCTGACCCCACCACCACCACTGTCGCCAACCACTTTGAGGAAATGCATCCCAAAGATGAGTTTGAATTGATGCATTCAACACTCGTCACGGAAAAA gccTCCGAGAAAGTGGAAGAAGTAGCGGAAAAGAAAGAAGTGAAAGTAGCTAAGGCCGCTAAGGGCAGCAAGGCAGTAGCTAAGCCCCCTGCTGTAGTTGAGGTCGCTAAGGAAGAAGTCACTCGCGAGCGACACAACAGTGGCGAAGTAGCGAAGGAACAGCGCAAGA GCAAGAAGATTGAGAAGAAGTCCACGGAAGAAGTGAGTGAGATCGTCCGCGAGGAGGTAGTTCCGCCGCTGAACGCGCCTCAGCCGAGCGAGCTCACGACTGACAAGCTGCTGAAGCAGGCGCTGGCGAACGCGCCGGCACCGGCCGCCTCTCCGCCCGGCAAGAACAAGAAGAAGAAACCAGAGCCCAATGTGCTCTCGCTTATGG TAGCGGGCGACAACGGCGGCGTGAACGTGGGCGAGCTGGTGCGCGTGGTGCGCGAGGCGGTGCTGTCGCGCACCGAGATACAGATCCTCACTGACGCGCTGCTCAACAAGCACCACGACCCGCTGCCCGAGCACTCCGAGTGGACCGAG GGTCCCAACGATCCTATTCAGAAGCTGAAGAAGCAGTTGGCCGATAAAGAGAAGGCGCTCGCCGATGAGATTGAGGCCTCTCAGGCTCTGCACGCCAAGCTTAAGGAGCTCAG GGGCGCGCTGAACGCGGAGCGCacgcgcgcggcggcggcggcgcgggcggcggagCAGGCGGCGGCCGCGGCGCGGGCCGAGCTGCACACGCAGCAGGCGCGCCTGCAGCGTCTGCTCGACGACAACCACCAGCTCGCGCAGGAGAAGCTCATG CTGCAGTCCAAGTTGGGTGCTGAAGGCGAGGCACAGGCCGCGCGTGTTCAGATGGAACTGCACATCCAAAGACTGTCTGAG GCGGAGGCGACCCTGCTGGCGCAGCTGACGGGGCTGCAGGCGGAGCTGACGGCGCACGCGCTGGAGGCGGGGCAGCTGCGCATGGAGGCGGGCGCCGCGCGCGACTCCTGCGTCATGGCGCAGCAGCACGCCGCCGACCTCGCGCAGCAGCTGCAG GACGCGACGCGCGCGTGCGGCGAGCTGGAGCAGCAGCGCCAGTGCGCCGCGCACAGCGAGCAGCGCGCGCAGCAGGACCTGCGACAGGCACAGGAGCGACTCGCAG CCATGGCCGAGCTTCAAAACGAAGTGCAGAGATTGGCGAACCGCGCTCAGACTGCTGAAAGTAACGTTGAGATATTGAAGGAGGAGTCCGACAAACAGAAGCAACAG TTGTCCAGTGAAATAGCGTCGTTGCGTGAACAGCTGGCTGCCCGAGAGACTGAATTAgctgaaataaaacaattgaaggcGGCGCCTGCGCAGAACGGACTGCCAGCCAATGACCAAGTCAAG CAGGCTGCAGAACTCGCGAAGGTTGAGAGCATAGTGGAGTCTCTCCGCGACGAGCTCGCGACGGCGCAGCGTGGCTCCCGCGACCAACGCGAGCAGCTGACCCGTCTGCACGAACAGTTGCGCCACTACCAGGATAAGAACAAT GAGTTGCGAACTAAAAACTGGAAAGTAATGGAGGCGTTACAATCTGCCGAAAAGGCTCTTCAGACGAAAGCGGCAAGGGCGATGCCGGCCCAAGACTCGCTGCGC GACGCCATTGTGAAAGCACAAGAGGCTCAGTACGCTGAGGTGGCGAGTATCCTCCGCGCGGCGTGCCCGGCGGCGGCgccgggcgcgggcgcgggccgcGACTGGCTGCAGAGCTTCGCCGCCAACCTGCGCGCGCAGCTGCACCCGCCCGCGCCCGCACAAGCCGAGCCCGCCGACACCGACGCCAGGGTCAACGACCTCATCCAGCAGAATGAGCAGTCACAGAGCCTCGTCGAGAAATACAAGAGGATTATTGACGACACC GAAGGAGTATTGAGCCGCCTACAACAGAACGTAACGTTAGAAGAGCAGCGGTGGGCGCAGCAGTTGGCTGAGAAACAACGCGAACTTGATGATCTCCGGCAGCGCACCGTTCTGCAG GAACCTCTGGCGTTTGCATACTCCTGCATAGAGAACGCATTGCCTGCGATCGTAGAGGAG ATGCAAAATAAAATCGACTCATTGCAAGAAGAGCTACAACAAGCAAAAAAGTCCAATCACAACCACACTTTTGCTGACGCGGAACGGAGCGCTGAG GAAAGACTTATGGCTGGTTTATCTGACAAACACAGTGTAGACGTCAGCAATGGACCATTAaag GTTGGACTGGACGAGAAATAA